From one Planctomicrobium piriforme genomic stretch:
- a CDS encoding phosphorylase family protein — translation MTTKPAAATSDSKETTPVEPVIGIVCALHIEVAPFLSAIEQLRTQSGNGFRFRGCRWDGNQICVVEGGTGLARARQATQALIDAFQPPYILSVGFSGALLPQLKRGDIVMADGVTNGDGTQRLAIDLRMTPDPLRGLHVGHICATDHIVRHVEEKQALALKTGAIAVDMESLGVAQVCRDRGTRFMAIRAISDDLSGDLPPEVLAVLGPKGTVRAGALLGSILKRPGCVKDFLSLREHAQLAAQRLGTFLPGVIEQLSVKK, via the coding sequence ATGACGACAAAGCCTGCCGCCGCGACTTCCGATTCCAAAGAAACGACGCCCGTCGAGCCGGTGATCGGGATCGTTTGCGCATTGCACATTGAAGTCGCCCCGTTCCTCAGCGCGATTGAACAACTCCGCACGCAGTCAGGCAACGGGTTTCGATTCCGAGGCTGTCGCTGGGACGGTAACCAGATCTGCGTCGTCGAAGGGGGAACAGGACTGGCTCGGGCCCGACAGGCGACGCAGGCACTCATCGACGCCTTTCAGCCGCCGTACATTCTTTCAGTTGGATTCTCCGGCGCTCTTCTTCCCCAATTGAAACGGGGAGACATCGTGATGGCCGATGGCGTCACCAATGGAGATGGCACGCAGCGCCTGGCGATTGACCTCCGCATGACGCCTGACCCGTTGCGAGGGCTACATGTGGGGCACATCTGCGCGACCGATCACATTGTGCGGCATGTGGAAGAAAAACAGGCACTCGCCTTGAAGACCGGCGCCATCGCCGTCGACATGGAGTCCTTGGGAGTCGCCCAGGTGTGCCGCGACCGCGGCACTCGCTTCATGGCAATTCGCGCGATCAGCGACGATCTCTCCGGTGATCTGCCGCCGGAAGTGTTGGCCGTCCTCGGGCCGAAGGGAACCGTTCGGGCCGGTGCGCTGCTGGGTTCCATTCTCAAACGGCCTGGCTGCGTGAAAGATTTCCTCAGCCTGCGGGAACATGCTCAACTGGCGGCCCAGCGTCTCGGAACGTTTCTGCCAGGGGTGATCGAACAGCTCTCTGTAAAGAAGTGA
- a CDS encoding PQQ-binding-like beta-propeller repeat protein produces MVDDASQSPVVNSIAPPKGPRWLWLPLFLVCAYWAVLFALASFELVMLTRFLSRMLALLVMLLVFLVWWLANRGVSLRERFAGLAALFGSWILFGFVTDKTMPHFVLLFSGLPIALTAWTVWLFVTRRSSSKIRMAGTLVVMLLSYGAFTLVRWDGLDGRQNAELSWRWSPTSEDLFREQQSKAAPQSPAAPVAAEWASQPGDWPAFRGAGRDGIVLDLPPQDWKQSPPQAVWKRRVGPGWSSVIVVDGHLVTQEQRGDQESTVCYDAATGNEVWASNEAGRFEEGLSGPGPRATPAFAEGRILAYGAQGTLTCLDSATGKLVWKREVLKETGGAIPQWGLSISPLIIDRQVIVFAGGANQQGLLAYNIENGEVLWSAPTGPATYSSPQLVTLSGERQILIHDSQSLKSLRPTDGTLLWERPNNSTAFVPMLQIPLIGDDQLLVPVAEGISLNRVNLNDGKWSVETLWETNRLKPDFNDIAVHEGFIYGLDDGILCCLDVATGARKWKKGRYGHGQLLLAPDRDLLLILGEQGNVTLVKAAPTGHEELGTLPAITGKTWNHPVVAHDMLYVRNGEELASFRLPAGTMRTVRVRD; encoded by the coding sequence ATGGTGGATGACGCTTCTCAATCGCCTGTTGTGAATTCGATTGCCCCTCCCAAGGGGCCGCGCTGGTTGTGGTTGCCGCTATTCCTGGTGTGTGCCTATTGGGCGGTGCTGTTTGCACTGGCCAGCTTCGAGCTGGTGATGCTGACGCGGTTTCTTTCGCGGATGCTGGCACTGCTGGTGATGCTGCTTGTGTTTCTGGTGTGGTGGCTGGCGAATCGCGGCGTCTCGCTTCGCGAACGATTTGCCGGTCTGGCAGCCCTGTTCGGTTCCTGGATTCTCTTCGGGTTCGTCACCGACAAGACGATGCCGCACTTTGTGCTGCTGTTCAGCGGCTTGCCGATTGCGTTAACCGCCTGGACAGTCTGGTTGTTCGTGACGCGGCGTTCTTCCTCGAAGATCCGAATGGCTGGAACTCTGGTCGTGATGCTGCTGTCGTATGGAGCCTTCACGCTGGTGCGGTGGGACGGACTCGATGGACGGCAGAATGCGGAACTGAGCTGGCGCTGGTCGCCGACTTCGGAAGACCTGTTTCGTGAGCAACAATCAAAGGCAGCACCGCAATCACCTGCCGCGCCGGTCGCGGCCGAATGGGCGTCGCAGCCGGGCGACTGGCCAGCGTTTCGCGGTGCCGGACGCGACGGCATCGTTCTCGATCTGCCTCCTCAGGATTGGAAACAGTCTCCTCCGCAGGCAGTCTGGAAGCGCCGCGTTGGACCAGGCTGGTCGAGCGTGATCGTGGTCGACGGCCATCTCGTCACGCAGGAGCAACGGGGAGACCAGGAATCGACCGTCTGCTACGACGCCGCCACCGGCAACGAAGTCTGGGCAAGCAACGAAGCAGGCCGGTTTGAGGAAGGACTTTCCGGTCCAGGCCCGCGAGCGACGCCAGCGTTTGCTGAGGGCAGAATTCTCGCCTACGGCGCACAAGGGACATTAACGTGCCTCGACTCGGCCACAGGAAAGCTCGTCTGGAAACGGGAAGTCCTCAAGGAGACGGGCGGGGCGATCCCACAATGGGGGCTGTCAATCTCTCCGCTCATCATCGACCGTCAGGTGATCGTCTTCGCAGGCGGCGCGAATCAACAGGGGCTGCTCGCCTACAACATAGAGAACGGCGAAGTCCTCTGGTCCGCCCCGACCGGACCTGCGACTTACAGTTCACCGCAATTGGTCACGCTATCTGGCGAACGTCAGATCCTCATCCACGACAGCCAGAGCTTGAAATCGCTCCGTCCGACCGATGGCACGCTGCTCTGGGAACGCCCCAACAATTCCACGGCGTTCGTCCCGATGCTGCAAATCCCACTGATTGGTGATGACCAGTTACTGGTTCCGGTCGCCGAAGGCATTTCACTCAATCGAGTGAATTTGAACGACGGCAAATGGTCAGTCGAGACGTTGTGGGAAACAAACCGCCTGAAGCCTGACTTCAATGACATCGCCGTCCATGAGGGTTTCATTTACGGCCTCGACGACGGCATTCTCTGCTGTCTTGATGTCGCCACCGGCGCAAGAAAATGGAAGAAAGGCCGCTACGGGCACGGCCAACTGCTGCTGGCGCCGGATCGCGACCTGCTCTTGATCCTGGGCGAACAAGGCAACGTGACCCTGGTGAAAGCCGCCCCAACCGGCCACGAGGAATTGGGCACACTCCCCGCCATCACCGGCAAAACCTGGAACCACCCGGTCGTCGCCCATGACATGCTGTATGTGCGAAACGGGGAAGAGCTGGCGAGTTTCAGATTGCCAGCGGGGACGATGCGGACGGTGAGAGTCAGAGATTGA
- a CDS encoding carboxypeptidase-like regulatory domain-containing protein, translated as MSRARTYWLLLTGAVIFSGCGQQSDRWKAQRPTVAPASGTVTFEGLPLEGAVVVFQPTAPDGIGASALTDSDGKFELKTFPPESGAVPGSYSVVIMKTDAEDQPSEDAAPVMVKSLIPIKYSIAAKSGLVADIPPSGLENISFDLKE; from the coding sequence ATGTCCCGAGCGCGAACTTACTGGCTCCTGTTGACCGGGGCGGTGATCTTTTCAGGCTGCGGTCAACAATCCGATCGCTGGAAAGCCCAGCGGCCGACCGTTGCACCGGCAAGCGGAACCGTCACCTTCGAAGGGCTGCCCCTGGAAGGAGCGGTTGTGGTCTTTCAACCAACCGCTCCCGACGGCATCGGGGCATCGGCATTAACCGACAGTGACGGAAAGTTCGAACTCAAAACGTTTCCGCCGGAGTCGGGTGCGGTCCCAGGTTCTTACTCTGTCGTGATCATGAAGACCGATGCGGAAGACCAGCCGTCTGAAGACGCCGCGCCGGTCATGGTCAAATCACTGATTCCGATCAAGTATTCGATCGCGGCAAAATCAGGCCTCGTCGCTGACATTCCGCCATCCGGGTTGGAGAACATCAGCTTCGATCTCAAGGAGTGA